Below is a window of Microbacterium saperdae DNA.
ACATCCCGCTGGTCGGTACCAACGACTCGCACTACACGCACCAGCATGAGGCCGACGCGCACGCCGCGCTGCTCTGCGTGCAGTCCGGTTCGACCATGGACGACCCGAACCGCTTCAAGTTCGACGGCGACGGGTACTACATCAAGACCGCGGCCGAGATGCGCCAGCTCTTCCGTGACCACCCCGAGGCCTGCGACAACACGCTGCTGATCGCGGAGCGCTGCGAGGTCGAGTTCAACACGGCGGCGAACTACATGCCCCGGTTCCCTGTACCTGACGGCGAGACCGAGGACAGCTGGCTCATCAAGGAGGTCGAAGACGGCCTCCACTACCGTTACCCCGCGGGCATTCCCGACAAGGTGCGCAAGCAGGCCGAGTACGAGACCGGCATCATCCTGCAGATGGGTTTCCCCGGATACTTCCTGGTGGTCGCCGACTTCATCAACTGGGCGAAGGACAACGGCATCCGCGTCGGTCCCGGCCGTGGTTCCGGTGCCGGTTCGATGGTCGCCTACGCCATGAAGATCACCGACCTCGACCCGCTCGAGCACGGTCTGATCTTCGAGCGGTTCCTCAACCCCGACCGCGTCTCGATGCCTGACTTCGACGTCGACTTCGATGACCGTCGTCGTGGCGAGGTCATCGACTACGTCACGGCGAAGTACGGTTCCGAGCGCGTCGCGCAGATCGTCACCTACGGCACCATCAAGTCCAAGCAGGCGCTGAAGGACGCCGGGCGCGTGCTCGGCTTCCCCTTCAGCATGGGGGAGCGGCTCACCAAGGCGATGCCGCCGCCCGTGATGGGAAAGGACATGCCGCTCGACGGCATGTTCGACTCCGCGCACCCCCGGTACAAGGAGGCGAGCGAGTTCCGTGCGCTCATCGACACCGATCCTGAAGCGAAGACGGTGTTCGATCGCGCGCTCGGCCTCGAAGGGCTGAAGCGACAGTGGGGCGTGCACGCCGCCGGTGTCATCATGTCGTCCGAGCCGCTGCTCGACATCATCCCGATCATGCGCCGCGAGCAGGACGGCCAGATCGTCACCCAGTTCGACTATCCGTCGTGCGAGTCCCTCGGCCTGATCAAGATGGACTTCCTCGGGCTGCGAAACCTGACGATCATCTCCGACGCGCTCGACAACATCCGCACGAACCGTGGCGAGGAGCTCGATCTCGAGCACCTCGCACTGGATGACCAGGGTGCGTACGACCTGCTCGGTCGCGGCGAGTCGCTCGGCGTGTTCCAGCTCGACGGCGGGCCGATGCGTTCGCTCATGCGGCTGATGCGTCCCGACAACTTCGGTGACATCTCCGCGCTCATCGCCCTCTACCGTCCGGGCCCCATGGGCGCGAACTCCCACACGAACTACGCGCTCCGCAAGAACGGCGCGCAGCCGATCACGCCGATCCACCCCGAGTTCGAGGAATCGCTCGCCGACATCCTCGAGGAGTCCTACGGTCTGATCATCTATCAGGAGCAGGTCATGGCGATCGCCCAGCGCGTCGCCGGCTTCTCGCTCGGTCAGGCCGACATCCTCCGTCGCGCGATGGGCAAGAAGAAGAAGTCGGAGCTGGACAAGCAGTTCGAAGGCTTCCAAGCGGGAATGCACGCGAACGGCTACTCCGACGGAGCGGTGAACGCGCTCTGGGAGATCCTGCTGCCGTTCTCCGACTACGCTTTCAACAAAGCGCACTCCGCGGCGTACGGCGTCGTCTCGTACTGGACCGCCTACCTCAAGGCGCATTACCCGGCCGAGTACATGGCTGCTCTTCTCACCAGCGTCGGCGACTCCAAAGACAAGATGGCGCTGTACTTGAACGAGTGCCGCCGCATGGGTATCAAGGTGCTCCCGCCCGACGTGTCCGAGTCGATCAACTTCTTCGCGGCCGTCGGCGACGACATCCGTTTCGGACTCGGCGCGGTTCGGAACGTCGGCAGCAACGTGGTCGAGGGCATCGTGAACGCGCGGAAGGACGAGCGGTTCACGTCGTTCCACCACTTCCTCGACAAGGTGCCACTGCACGTCTCGAACAAGCGCACGGTGGAATCCCTGATCAAGGCGGGCGCCTTCGACACGATGGGCGACACCCGTCGTGCCCTCATGGAAGTGCATGAGGATGCCGTGGAAGCGGCCGTCGACCGCAAGCGCAACGAAGCGCAGGGAGCAATCGGCTTCGACTTCGACAGCCTGTACGACGGCATGGAGGAGGCGGCTCCGGCGAAGGTTCCGGCGCGCCCCGAGTGGATCAAGAAGGACAAGCTCGCGTTCGAGCGGGAGATGCTCGGTCTGTACGTGTCCGACCACCCGCTCGCCGGGCTGGAGGTTCCGCTGGCGAAGCACGCATCGATCTCGATCCACGACCTCAACAACTCGGAAGACCTGCAGGACGGCGACCAGGTCACCGTCGCCGGGCTCGTCACGAGCGTGCAGCACCGCGTCGCGAAGGCCAGCGGAAATCCTTACGGCATGATCACCGTCGAGGACTTCAACGGCGAGGTCACCGTGATGTTCATGGGTAAGACCTACACCGAGTTCCAGCACACCCTGCAGCAGGACTCGATCCTCGCGGTCCGCGGTCGCGTCTCGCGACGTGACGACGGGCTCAACCTGCACGCGCAGTCGGCGTTCTCGCCGGACATCGGATCCTTCGACGCCGCGGGTCCCCTGTCACTCGTGCTCGCCGAACAGCGGGCGACCGAACGTGTCATGAGCGAGTTGGCGGAGATCCTCCGGCGTCACAACGGCGACACCGAGGTGATGCTGCGCGTGCACCGAGGAGGCACGGCGAAGGTCTTCGAGGTGCCGATGCCGGTGAAGGTCACAGCCGACCTGTTCGGCGACCTCAAGTCGCTTCTCGGACCGACCTGCCTGGGGTGAGCGGGTAGGATCGTGAGCCGTCGGGAAGCATGACGCCCCTCCCTGTCGTGCACCGTGACGAAAGGACCACTGATGAGCACGGAACTCCCTGAGATCCCGGACGCCGAGAGCGAGCCGTTCATCGACGACGACGGCGTGCTCTACGACGACGACGTCACACCCGAGTTCGGCATCCTCGGCTTCACGCTCCGCGAACTCCTCATCGTCGGCGTATGGCTGGTGGCCTTCGTCGTGTCGTTCTTCCCGTTCGCGCAGGGTGTCTCGATCTGGGGGACGGGGATCCAGTGGATCCTCCCCATCGGCGTACCGACCGTCGCGGTGTTCCTCGTGGTCCTGCGCCGGTTCTCGCCGGACGGGATCCGCCGGGTCGGATCGCTGGGCATCGATCAGTTCGCCTCCGTGGCGTTCTCGGTCGCCGCGGTGTTCTGGGTCGGTCTGCTGTGGAGCGCGGTGGCGTCCGTGATCGAGGTGGGCGTGTTCAGCCTGTGGTGGGGCGGCGTCG
It encodes the following:
- the dnaE gene encoding DNA polymerase III subunit alpha; translated protein: MASDSFVHLHVHSEYSMLDGAAKIGSMTQAAAEYGMPAIAVTDHGNTFAAFEFYKAANAAGVKPIIGLEAYVTPGTHRSDKTRVQWGSPDQKGDDVSGSGAYTHMTMWSQSTEGMHNLFRLSSRSSMEGYYFKPRMDRELLQTYSKGLIATTGCPSGEIQTRLRLGQYDAARAAAAEFQDLFGKENYFAEIMDHGLSIERRVMTDLLRLAKDLNIPLVGTNDSHYTHQHEADAHAALLCVQSGSTMDDPNRFKFDGDGYYIKTAAEMRQLFRDHPEACDNTLLIAERCEVEFNTAANYMPRFPVPDGETEDSWLIKEVEDGLHYRYPAGIPDKVRKQAEYETGIILQMGFPGYFLVVADFINWAKDNGIRVGPGRGSGAGSMVAYAMKITDLDPLEHGLIFERFLNPDRVSMPDFDVDFDDRRRGEVIDYVTAKYGSERVAQIVTYGTIKSKQALKDAGRVLGFPFSMGERLTKAMPPPVMGKDMPLDGMFDSAHPRYKEASEFRALIDTDPEAKTVFDRALGLEGLKRQWGVHAAGVIMSSEPLLDIIPIMRREQDGQIVTQFDYPSCESLGLIKMDFLGLRNLTIISDALDNIRTNRGEELDLEHLALDDQGAYDLLGRGESLGVFQLDGGPMRSLMRLMRPDNFGDISALIALYRPGPMGANSHTNYALRKNGAQPITPIHPEFEESLADILEESYGLIIYQEQVMAIAQRVAGFSLGQADILRRAMGKKKKSELDKQFEGFQAGMHANGYSDGAVNALWEILLPFSDYAFNKAHSAAYGVVSYWTAYLKAHYPAEYMAALLTSVGDSKDKMALYLNECRRMGIKVLPPDVSESINFFAAVGDDIRFGLGAVRNVGSNVVEGIVNARKDERFTSFHHFLDKVPLHVSNKRTVESLIKAGAFDTMGDTRRALMEVHEDAVEAAVDRKRNEAQGAIGFDFDSLYDGMEEAAPAKVPARPEWIKKDKLAFEREMLGLYVSDHPLAGLEVPLAKHASISIHDLNNSEDLQDGDQVTVAGLVTSVQHRVAKASGNPYGMITVEDFNGEVTVMFMGKTYTEFQHTLQQDSILAVRGRVSRRDDGLNLHAQSAFSPDIGSFDAAGPLSLVLAEQRATERVMSELAEILRRHNGDTEVMLRVHRGGTAKVFEVPMPVKVTADLFGDLKSLLGPTCLG